In the Euphorbia lathyris chromosome 5, ddEupLath1.1, whole genome shotgun sequence genome, one interval contains:
- the LOC136230017 gene encoding ABC transporter B family member 15-like, with the protein MGAKGRLFQYADQIDKLLMLVGTLGCIGDGLLTPLIMYTLSKIMNEYATSETAHDAVSLSLEIVDKYSLRLLFVAILVGTSAFLEGICWTRTAERQTSRMKIEYLRSVLQQEVGFFDKQANSNSTFDVISAISSDAHSVQDAIAEKIPNSLAHFSAFIATLVVSFTLSWRLAVATLPFVIMFIIPGVTFGKLLMHIGTIARESYAVAGGIAEQAISSIRTVYSYVGENQTLDRYKNALQNNMKLGIKQGLAKGLLIGSMGMIFAAWGFLAWVGSVLVTERGENGGAVFVSGTCVILSGVSIMNVLPNISSISEAAIAAARIQRMIDQVPSINFEDGKGKILAHFRGEIQFKDVEFSYPSRPDTPVLQGFNLKVQDGKTVGLVGGSGSGKSTIISLLERFYDPISGSIYLDGCRINRLQLQWLRSKMGLVNQEPVLFATSIKENILFGKEEAPMHLIVQAAKAANAHDFILKLPDGYETQVGQFGVQLSGGQKQRIAIARALIRDPKILLLDEATSALDAESERVVQEALDRASQGRTTIIVAHRLSTIREADLIVVLESGRVIESGSHNELIQMNNGEGGAYNKMVQLQQSAAQEEPFYSPHYSTEQHRMQSPWTPQHASVRSSYQNSPAYAFSPVYSISLSQSVQINPYDNPNQSNLKKSLYPSPSLFQLLRMNAPEWKKALLGCLGATGFGLVQVGHAYCLGSISAVYFLTDYSKIKRESKIYCFIFLGIAVVSFFTNLLQHYNFAVMGQRLTKRVREKVLEKVFTFEVGWFDEDQNTSAAICARLATETQLFQSLIADRMSLLVQVFFGSSIAFLLALLLSWKIAIVMIAMQPLLIGSFYSKNVLMKSMSEKAKKEQSEGSQLASEAIINHRTITAFSSQKRILKFFQQTMEGAKKETVKQSWLSGFGLFSSQFLTASSVCLTFWYGGRLMAQKEITSKNLFQVFFMLMSTGKNIGDAASMSSDLAKGSNAIRSVFAILDRKSKINPDDPEGILVKKGIKGNIELQNIYFSYPARPNQMIFKDLSLKIEAGKTMALVGQSGSGKSTIIGLIERFYDAQKGKILIDKQDIKSYNLKKLRSYIALVSQEPTLFAGTISQNIVYGKEDATEAEIREAAMRANAHEFISSMKDGYETYCGERGVQLSGGQKQRIALARAILKNPAILLLDEATSALDSVSENLVQEALEKMMVGRTCVVVAHRLSTIQKAETIAVIKNGKVVEKGSHSDLLAIGKNGSYYSLIKLQGGHSL; encoded by the exons ATGGGGGCTAAAGGCAGGCTCTTTCAATATGCTGATCAGATAGATAAATTGCTAATGTTAGTTGGAACTTTGGGTTGCATTGGAGATGGGTTGTTGACACCACTTATAATGTATACTCTTAGTAAAATCATGAATGAATATGCAACTTCTGAAACCGCCCATGATGCCGTATCTCTCTCCCTTGAAATAGTAGACAAG TATTCACTCAGGCTGCTGTTTGTTGCTATCTTAGTTGGAACATCTGCTTTTCTAG AGGGAATTTGTTGGACACGAACAGCTGAAAGACAGACATCTCGAATGAAAATAGAGTACTTAAGATCAGTCCTACAACAAGAAGTTGGTTTCTTCGATAAACAAGCTAATTCTAATAGTACCTTTGATGTTATCTCTGCCATCTCTTCTGATGCACATTCAGTCCAAGATGCTATAGCTGAAAAG ATACCGAATTCCCTGGCTCACTTCTCAGCATTCATTGCTACACTTGTGGTTTCTTTCACACTCTCATGGCGATTAGCAGTAGCAACATTGCCATTCGTAATTATGTTCATCATTCCAGGAGTAACATTTGGGAAGCTACTAATGCACATAGGAACAATTGCGAGAGAGTCCTACGCAGTGGCAGGAGGAATTGCAGAACAGGCAATCTCATCAATCCGTACTGTTTACTCATATGTAGGAGAGAATCAAACACTAGATAGATATAAAAATGCACTTCAAAATAATATGAAGCTTGGCATAAAGCAAGGGTTAGCTAAAGGATTGTTGATAGGAAGCATGGGAATGATCTTTGCAGCTTGGGGTTTTCTAGCATGGGTTGGAAGTGTTCTTGTTACTGAAAGAGGAGAAAATGGCGGAGCTGTTTTCGTTTCCGGAACCTGTGTCATCTTGAGTGGAGT GTCCATCATGAATGTGCTTCCAAATATTTCTTCTATATCAGAAGCAGCAATTGCTGCTGCTCGGATACAGAGGATGATAGATCAAGTTCCAAGTATAAACTTTGAAGATGGAAAGGGGAAAATCCTAGCACATTTTAGGGGAGAGATTCAATTTAAAGATGTTGAATTTAGCTACCCATCAAGACCTGACACACCGGTCTTGCAGGGATTCAACCTCAAAGTGCAAGATGGTAAGACAGTAGGTCTTGTAGGAGGCAGTGGCTCTGGGAAGTCTACAATCATTTCTTTGCTTGAGAGATTTTATGATCCTATTAGTGGAAGTATTTACCTTGATGGGTGCAGAATAAATAGACTACAGCTTCAATGGTTGAGATCCAAAATGGGACTAGTTAACCAGGAGCCAGTTCTATTTGCAACATCAATAAAGGAGAATATTTTATTTGGTAAAGAAGAAGCTCCCATGCACCTTATTGTTCAGGCAGCAAAGGCTGCAAATGCTCATGACTTCATCCTCAAGTTACCTGATGGATATGAAACACAG GTAGGACAATTTGGAGTTCAATTATCTGGAGGGCAGAAGCAAAGGATTGCCATAGCAAGGGCATTAATCAGAGATCCGAAGATACTTTTACTTGATGAAGCTACTAGTGCATTGGACGCGGAGTCAGAAAGAGTTGTGCAAGAAGCATTAGATAGAGCTTCACAAGGAAGGACAACTATTATTGTTGCTCATCGTCTGTCTACCATTCGAGAGGCTGACCTGATTGTTGTTCTCGAATCAGGGAGAGTTATTGAATCAGGTTCGCACAATGAACTGATCCAAATGAATAATGGAGAAGGCGGAGCATACAACAAAATGGTGCAATTGCAACAATCAGCTGCACAAGAAGAACCCTTCTACTCCCCTCATTACTCAACAGAACAACATAGAATGCAAAGTCCGTGGACTCCACAGCATGCTAGTGTCAGATCAAGTTATCAAAACAGTCCAGCCTATGCTTTCAGCCCTGTGTATTCCATTAGTTTGTCCCAGTCAGTCCAAATAAATCCCTATGATAACCCAAATCAAAGCAACTTGAAAAAATCCCTATATCCTTCCCCTTCACTTTTTCAATTGCTACGAATGAATGCACCAGAATGGAAGAAAGCATTGCTTGGTTGCCTAGGTGCTACTGGCTTTGGACTGGTTCAGGTTGGTCATGCTTATTGTCTAGGATCAATTTCCGCAGTCTATTTCTTGACAGACTATTCAAAAATCAAGAGAGAATCCAAAATCTATTGCTTCATCTTTTTAGGCATTGCAGTTGTCAGTTTCTTTACTAATCTCCTACAGCATTACAATTTTGCGGTTATGGGCCAACGGTTAACAAAAAGGGTACGAGAAAAAGTGCTCGAGAAAGTGTTCACATTTGAGGTAGGATGGTTTGATGAAGACCAAAATACTAGTGCTGCCATTTGTGCGCGGCTAGCTACTGAGACTCAATTGTTTCAATCCCTTATTGCAGATCGAATGTCATTGCTGGTTCAAGTTTTCTTTGGTAGTTCTATTGCCTTTTTGCTGGCTCTGTTGTTATCTTGGAAAATAGCGATTGTAATGATAGCTATGCAGCCACTGCTAATTGGAAGCTTTTATTCAAAAAATGTTCTAATGAAAAGTATGTCTGAAAAAGCTAAGAAAGAGCAAAGCGAAGGAAGCCAACTTGCAAGTGAAGCTATCATTAACCACAGGACTATCACGGCATTTTCATCACAGAAAAGGATATTGAAGTTCTTTCAACAAACAATGGAAGGTGCAAAGAAAGAAACTGTAAAGCAATCATGGTTATCTGGCTTTGGTCTCTTTAGCTCTCAGTTTCTGACTGCATCTTCTGTTTGTTTAACATTTTGGTATGGAGGGAGATTAATGGCGCAGAAAGAAATAACCTCAAAGAACCTTTTCCAGGTATTCTTCATGTTGATGAGCACAGGTAAAAACATTGGAGATGCAGCAAGCATGAGTTCTGATCTAGCTAAAGGCAGCAATGCCATCAGATCAGTTTTTGCAATTCTCGACAGGAAAAGCAAAATCAATCCTGATGATCCGGAAGGGATTCTAGTTAAAAAGGGTATCAAAGGCAACATAGAATTACAGAACATCTACTTCTCCTACCCCGCCAGGCCTAACCAAATGATCTTCAAGGACTTAAGCCTCAAAATCGAAGCAGGAAAAACAATGGCACTTGTCGGGCAAAGTGGTTCAGGAAAATCAACCATCATTGGCTTGATCGAAAGATTTTACGACGCTCAAAAAGGAAAAATTCTGATAGACAAACAAGACATTAAGAGCTACAACTTGAAAAAGTTAAGATCATATATAGCACTGGTGAGTCAAGAACCTACTCTTTTTGCTGGAACTATAAGTCAGAACATTGTGTATGGCAAAGAGGATGCTACAGAAGCTGAAATAAGAGAAGCAGCCATGCGAGCCAACGCCCATGAATTTATAAG TTCCATGAAAGACGGCTATGAGACTTATTGTGGAGAAAGAGGGGTGCAACTTTCAGGAGGGCAAAAACAAAGAATAGCATTAGCTAGAGCCATACTAAAGAATCCAGCAATCCTTCTGTTAGATGAGGCAACAAGTGCTCTAGACAGTGTATCAGAAAACTTAGTACAAGAAGCACTGGAGAAGATGATGGTGGGGAGAACATGTGTAGTAGTTGCTCACCGATTATCAACCATACAAAAGGCAGAAACCATAGCTGTTATAAAGAATGGAAAGGTTGTAGAAAAAGGATCACATTCTGATCTACTAGCCATTGGAAAAAATGGTTCCTACTACTCCCTAATTAAGCTACAAGGTGGTCATTCCCTTTGA